In one Corallococcus sp. EGB genomic region, the following are encoded:
- a CDS encoding N-6 DNA methylase, producing the protein MARAIDTPELDEELLVHQFPGIDRKAVGAFYTPAPIVERTLALALAHVGDRPLTVVDPACGAGAFLAAAARHRPDARLCGLELDDGVARLCQARVPGAEVRVGDALRDGLEPLLAGTPEGHAELWVGNPPYNGTSAVLKDAACYARLRALVPLEMPPGTSLRDDFAFFLLVAMKRLTARPGVLAFITPASLLESFIYAPLRHALLQALHLREVVDLGPGIFTGTQVRTCITVWTSKSGADMPSPRYERKGVGQCFTPEPPEWRLSPIAQEAAALDADWRARGELLTTLIPVSLPGVKTRFDELLVDADRERLLARLQAFCEATQDTVEDFAKAHGLEPALLPKLRALKQGPALEVDADHVRPFFRYGGARHRGALPPETKAFCYLDRRLIPRGDHRLRGPYDPHAEAVKLLFNVRELPLSAALLEEPGCVHDHRHARFAPLYVPQRVRDEGLGITRGARSRDALGPPVPNLSPRGIAWAQGLGGPEAAFRAVVRFLNGTSVQRVWAPAFGASRVVPVPLDGLLPE; encoded by the coding sequence ATGGCCCGCGCCATCGACACGCCCGAGCTGGACGAGGAACTGCTGGTCCACCAGTTCCCCGGCATCGACCGCAAGGCGGTGGGCGCGTTCTACACGCCCGCGCCCATCGTGGAGCGCACGCTCGCGCTCGCGCTGGCGCATGTCGGCGACAGGCCGCTCACGGTGGTGGATCCGGCTTGTGGCGCCGGAGCCTTCCTCGCCGCCGCCGCGCGGCACCGACCGGACGCGAGGCTGTGCGGGCTGGAGCTGGATGACGGCGTCGCGCGCCTGTGCCAGGCCCGCGTGCCGGGCGCGGAGGTGCGCGTGGGGGATGCGCTGCGGGACGGGCTGGAGCCGCTGCTCGCCGGGACGCCGGAGGGGCACGCGGAGTTATGGGTGGGCAACCCGCCCTACAACGGCACGTCGGCGGTGCTGAAGGACGCGGCCTGCTACGCGAGGCTGCGCGCACTGGTGCCGCTGGAGATGCCGCCGGGCACGAGCCTCCGCGATGACTTCGCGTTCTTCCTCCTCGTCGCCATGAAGCGGCTGACGGCGCGCCCGGGAGTGCTGGCCTTCATCACGCCCGCGAGCCTGCTGGAGTCGTTCATCTACGCGCCGCTGCGCCACGCATTGTTGCAAGCGCTCCATCTGCGCGAAGTGGTGGACCTGGGCCCGGGCATCTTCACGGGCACGCAGGTGCGCACGTGCATCACGGTGTGGACGTCGAAGTCCGGAGCCGACATGCCCTCGCCCCGCTATGAGCGCAAGGGCGTGGGCCAGTGCTTCACGCCCGAGCCCCCCGAGTGGCGGCTCTCCCCCATCGCGCAGGAGGCCGCCGCGCTGGACGCGGACTGGCGCGCGCGGGGCGAGTTGCTCACCACGCTCATCCCGGTGAGCCTGCCCGGGGTGAAGACGCGCTTCGACGAGCTGCTGGTGGACGCGGATCGGGAGCGGCTGCTCGCGCGGCTCCAGGCCTTCTGCGAAGCGACACAGGACACGGTGGAGGACTTCGCCAAGGCGCACGGCCTGGAGCCCGCGCTCCTGCCCAAGCTGCGCGCGCTGAAGCAGGGGCCGGCGCTGGAGGTGGACGCAGACCACGTGCGCCCGTTCTTCCGCTACGGCGGCGCGAGGCACCGGGGCGCGCTGCCTCCGGAGACGAAGGCCTTCTGCTACCTGGACCGCCGCCTGATTCCCCGAGGGGACCACCGGCTGCGCGGTCCGTATGATCCGCACGCGGAAGCGGTGAAGCTCCTGTTCAACGTGCGCGAGCTGCCCCTGTCCGCGGCGCTCCTGGAGGAGCCCGGCTGCGTGCACGACCACCGTCACGCGCGGTTCGCGCCGCTGTACGTGCCCCAGCGCGTGCGGGACGAGGGGCTGGGCATCACCCGGGGCGCCAGGTCCCGCGACGCCCTGGGCCCGCCGGTGCCGAACCTGTCGCCCCGGGGCATCGCGTGGGCGCAGGGCCTGGGCGGGCCGGAGGCGGCGTTCCGCGCGGTGGTGCGATTCCTGAACGGGACGTCCGTGCAGCGTGTCTGGGCGCCCGCGTTCGGGGCGTCCCGGGTGGTGCCGGTGCCGCTGGACGGCCTGCTGCCGGAGTGA
- a CDS encoding superoxide dismutase family protein — translation MTIRSLLVAAALLSTPALAQDAGTPAPADAGAKPAPQKSETVKATLKDAQGKDVGEVTMEQAPRGVLVRGALMNLPPGEHAFHIHETGKCDAPDFKTAGGHFNPTKKQHGALSPKGQHAGDMPNLHVGQDGKVQFDVIIPDLKVKSLLDKDGSAVVVHAKLDDYHTDPTGDAGGRIACGVVEKAE, via the coding sequence ATGACGATCCGTTCCCTGCTGGTTGCCGCCGCCCTCCTCTCCACGCCCGCCCTGGCCCAGGACGCCGGGACGCCGGCCCCCGCGGACGCGGGCGCGAAGCCCGCTCCCCAGAAGAGCGAGACGGTGAAGGCGACGCTGAAGGACGCCCAGGGCAAGGACGTGGGCGAGGTGACGATGGAGCAGGCGCCCAGGGGCGTGCTGGTGCGGGGCGCGCTGATGAACCTGCCCCCGGGCGAGCACGCCTTCCACATCCACGAGACGGGCAAGTGCGACGCGCCGGACTTCAAGACGGCGGGCGGCCACTTCAACCCGACGAAGAAGCAGCACGGCGCGCTGTCGCCCAAGGGTCAGCACGCGGGTGACATGCCGAACCTCCACGTCGGGCAGGACGGCAAGGTGCAGTTCGACGTCATCATCCCGGACCTCAAGGTGAAGTCGCTGCTCGACAAGGACGGCTCCGCCGTCGTGGTCCACGCCAAGCTGGACGACTACCACACGGACCCCACCGGCGACGCCGGCGGCCGCATCGCCTGCGGCGTGGTGGAGAAGGCGGAGTAG
- a CDS encoding glutamine amidotransferase, producing the protein MNAPSFNAWKLVSLSPLPVWALVLLGVGLVLGIALAAWGVRREPSRGRKLLLWGLRLGAGVAAFFFLVEPGIRHLQVARMKNRVAVLVDRSASMNFPSEPGGPTRSAQVAAFLEKAAPTFASWQDRFTVEVYGVDPELAPVTAAQLAQEPARAGSTDLLAALRSAASGGQGARKLSGVLLFSDGADNAELKAGAVGRARAALSDLGVPVSTFLVGQEALKDLSVEGLKVDDFAFVRNSLTVEVEIHGRGFGGQDIPVVLSQEGKTVASKLVKMATDDDVKPVSFTFTPDQTGRFVYTVTVPTFPDEAVSDNNSRSFTLKVIRDRVRVLLVVGRPSWDERFLRGLLKQDANVDLVSFYILRTLSDDPGVSNERELSLIPFPMEEIFDTKLHTFDVVIFQNFGYSDPSLSIAEYERNLERYIHEGGAFVMIGGDSVLGEGRAAMPTLMEALPVEAAGPANAEPFKPRLTPEGLRHPVTSIGTGAASTEGAWSELAPIPGANLTRARPGATVLMDHPFMTVDGKNAPLVSVWDYGRGRAMVVATDATWSWAFTAHREGSPSRAYDRFWGNALRWLVRDPDLTTLKVTADPPSVEPGRPVGVVVQARMADYQPAEGAQVRVELFSVATQKPVAVQTGTTGADGVVRLEFAPPAPGPYKLLASAKKGETDLGKGEDAVAVRAVGPELSDASVRPELMEQIASVTEGKAFKLPKDGMPDVPLLDPPVVEVGRAKDQPLWDRWYYLVALIALLGAEWFARRRFGYV; encoded by the coding sequence ATGAACGCCCCGTCCTTCAACGCGTGGAAGCTCGTCAGCCTCTCGCCGCTGCCCGTCTGGGCGCTGGTGCTGTTGGGCGTGGGGCTGGTGCTGGGCATCGCGCTGGCGGCGTGGGGCGTGCGCCGCGAGCCGTCCCGGGGCCGCAAGCTGCTCCTGTGGGGCCTGCGCCTGGGCGCGGGCGTGGCGGCGTTCTTCTTCCTGGTGGAGCCGGGCATCCGGCACCTGCAGGTGGCGCGGATGAAGAACCGGGTGGCGGTGCTGGTGGACCGCTCGGCGTCCATGAACTTCCCGTCGGAGCCGGGCGGGCCCACGCGCAGCGCGCAGGTGGCGGCGTTCCTGGAGAAGGCGGCGCCCACGTTCGCGTCCTGGCAGGACCGCTTCACGGTGGAGGTGTACGGCGTGGATCCGGAGCTGGCGCCGGTGACGGCCGCGCAGCTCGCCCAGGAGCCCGCGCGGGCGGGCTCGACGGACCTGCTCGCGGCGCTCAGGTCCGCGGCGTCCGGAGGGCAGGGGGCGCGCAAGCTGTCCGGCGTGCTGTTGTTCAGCGACGGCGCGGACAACGCGGAGCTGAAGGCCGGCGCGGTGGGCCGGGCGCGCGCGGCGCTCTCGGATTTGGGCGTGCCGGTGTCCACGTTCCTGGTGGGCCAGGAGGCGCTGAAGGATTTGTCGGTGGAGGGGCTGAAGGTGGATGACTTCGCCTTCGTGCGCAACTCGCTGACGGTGGAGGTGGAGATCCACGGCCGCGGGTTCGGTGGCCAGGACATCCCCGTCGTCTTGAGCCAGGAGGGCAAGACGGTGGCGAGCAAGCTGGTGAAGATGGCCACCGACGACGACGTGAAGCCGGTGTCCTTCACCTTCACGCCGGACCAGACGGGCCGCTTCGTCTACACGGTCACGGTGCCCACGTTCCCGGACGAAGCGGTGAGCGACAACAACAGCCGCTCGTTCACGCTGAAGGTGATTCGCGACCGCGTGCGCGTGCTGCTGGTGGTGGGCCGGCCGTCGTGGGACGAGCGCTTCCTGCGCGGGCTGCTCAAGCAGGACGCGAACGTGGACCTGGTGTCGTTCTACATCCTGCGCACGCTGTCGGATGACCCGGGCGTGTCGAACGAGCGGGAGCTGTCGCTCATCCCGTTCCCCATGGAGGAGATCTTCGACACGAAGCTGCACACGTTCGACGTCGTCATCTTCCAGAACTTCGGCTACTCGGATCCGTCGCTGTCCATCGCGGAGTACGAGCGCAACCTGGAGCGCTACATCCACGAGGGCGGCGCGTTCGTGATGATTGGCGGCGACAGCGTGCTGGGCGAGGGCCGCGCGGCGATGCCCACGCTGATGGAGGCGTTGCCGGTGGAGGCGGCCGGGCCCGCGAACGCGGAGCCGTTCAAGCCGCGGCTGACGCCGGAGGGCCTGCGCCACCCGGTGACGTCCATTGGCACGGGCGCGGCGAGCACGGAGGGCGCGTGGAGCGAGCTCGCGCCCATTCCGGGCGCGAACCTGACGCGGGCGCGGCCGGGGGCGACGGTGCTGATGGACCACCCGTTCATGACGGTGGACGGGAAGAACGCGCCGCTCGTGTCGGTGTGGGACTACGGGCGGGGGCGGGCGATGGTGGTGGCGACGGACGCGACGTGGTCGTGGGCGTTCACGGCGCACCGGGAGGGTTCGCCGAGTCGTGCGTATGACCGCTTCTGGGGCAACGCGCTCCGGTGGCTGGTGAGGGATCCGGACCTGACGACGCTGAAGGTGACGGCGGATCCGCCGTCGGTGGAGCCGGGGCGTCCGGTGGGCGTGGTGGTGCAGGCGCGGATGGCGGACTACCAGCCGGCGGAGGGCGCGCAGGTGCGGGTGGAGCTGTTCTCCGTGGCGACGCAGAAGCCGGTGGCGGTGCAGACGGGCACGACGGGAGCGGACGGCGTGGTGCGGCTGGAGTTCGCGCCGCCGGCGCCGGGGCCGTACAAGCTGCTCGCGTCCGCGAAGAAGGGGGAGACGGACCTGGGCAAGGGCGAGGACGCGGTGGCGGTGCGCGCGGTGGGCCCGGAGCTGTCGGACGCGTCGGTGCGGCCGGAGCTGATGGAGCAGATCGCCAGCGTCACGGAGGGCAAGGCGTTCAAGCTGCCGAAGGACGGGATGCCGGACGTGCCGCTGTTGGATCCGCCAGTGGTGGAGGTGGGGCGCGCGAAGGACCAGCCGCTGTGGGACCGCTGGTACTACCTGGTGGCGCTCATTGCCCTGCTGGGCGCGGAGTGGTTCGCGCGGCGGCGGTTCGGGTACGTGTAG
- a CDS encoding DUF4159 domain-containing protein, whose protein sequence is MPVRSLSRRNLLLATSALVPLLSRRAAAFGEKSRFIPAVARHGGRWDGRLSGLRRLAWELQRRTSVEVVPDARPFALSSPDLFEYPFLYFGGDGAFPALSDAEVSNLRRYLTYGGFVFGDANDGSDGDGFDASFRREMARVLPQSPLKEAPGTHVVFKSFFLLDAAPGRLLHKPLPLVASVGKRAAVLYSQNDVAGAWARSESGDYEFDVSPGGEPQRELAIRLGINLCMYALCLDYKDDAVHLPLILNKRR, encoded by the coding sequence ATGCCCGTGCGGTCCCTCTCGCGTCGAAACCTCCTGCTCGCCACGTCCGCGCTCGTCCCGCTGCTGTCCCGGCGTGCGGCGGCGTTCGGTGAGAAGAGCCGCTTCATCCCCGCCGTGGCCCGGCACGGGGGCCGCTGGGATGGCCGGCTGTCGGGCCTGCGCCGGCTCGCGTGGGAGCTGCAGCGGCGCACGTCCGTGGAGGTGGTGCCGGATGCGCGGCCGTTCGCGCTGAGCAGCCCGGACCTCTTCGAGTATCCATTTCTCTACTTCGGGGGGGACGGGGCCTTCCCGGCGCTGAGTGACGCGGAGGTGTCCAACCTGCGCCGCTACCTCACCTATGGCGGCTTCGTGTTCGGGGACGCCAACGACGGCAGCGACGGGGACGGCTTCGACGCCAGCTTCCGCCGGGAGATGGCGCGCGTGCTGCCGCAGAGCCCGCTGAAGGAGGCGCCGGGCACGCACGTCGTCTTCAAGTCCTTCTTCCTCCTGGACGCGGCGCCGGGGCGCCTCTTGCACAAGCCGCTGCCGCTGGTGGCGAGCGTGGGCAAGCGCGCGGCGGTCCTCTATTCGCAGAACGACGTGGCGGGCGCGTGGGCCCGCAGCGAGTCCGGCGACTACGAGTTCGACGTGTCCCCGGGCGGCGAGCCGCAGCGTGAGCTGGCCATCCGCCTGGGCATCAACCTGTGCATGTACGCGCTCTGCCTGGACTACAAGGACGACGCGGTACACCTGCCCCTCATCCTCAACAAGCGGCGCTGA
- a CDS encoding molecular chaperone DnaJ, which yields MAKGGQTPPAPGGGSTAPGAAPGSDEVRAAWARKDAGDVAGAREDARRILAGGPSPEDRERAEDLLRATATPRALYGYALLGAVILAVLLGLALTRYS from the coding sequence ATGGCGAAAGGCGGACAGACGCCCCCGGCGCCCGGCGGCGGCTCCACGGCCCCCGGCGCCGCTCCCGGCTCCGATGAAGTGCGCGCCGCCTGGGCCCGCAAGGACGCCGGTGACGTGGCCGGCGCCCGCGAGGACGCCCGGCGCATCCTCGCGGGAGGCCCCTCTCCGGAAGACCGCGAACGCGCGGAAGACCTGCTGCGCGCCACCGCCACGCCTCGAGCGCTCTACGGCTACGCGCTCCTGGGAGCGGTCATCCTGGCGGTGCTGCTGGGGCTCGCCCTGACCCGCTATTCCTGA
- a CDS encoding beta-ketoacyl synthase N-terminal-like domain-containing protein: protein MRRVGIFGWGVVAPRSPNIEAFARNLASSETWLTPFNGFGPDNFLVGTPEFDLAAYKPWIDERFPANRFSQLERKMGQPTQYAIGAFIQSLSQNPGIEKELQELGTKAHVYVGTGLGDLPTIQNISLDLYRAQRRWDRFWASPERNGALRQWRETREPLPGLPPEPSTIEEAERDKAEDDWWHFWAGRSPELREYLEELREIEAIGVPDEGDVESAKLAVIKEKRTRNGRLQKKWNAPEPPWNAVSSNVLWNIHNTPASQVSMLGQITGMTFAPVAACSSFGYGLKLAMNAIRLGEAKAVVLGMTDAAPNPLVVGGFYNARVISADAAVSKPLTALRGTHIAGGAVVWVVGDYEHFTQKGFKALGLEPVAVGVTADADHIITPSKEGPTLAIREALGAAGCKPEDVGSWDLHATATPGDFLEVQNLRDVLPESVLITARKGTFGHGMSAGGGWELTAQYLGAEAGKVFPTPLASTELNKQIAKVHGRFVFNEEVAAPVGCAGKLSMGVGGINACVISRPWK from the coding sequence GTGCGCAGAGTCGGAATCTTCGGCTGGGGCGTGGTCGCCCCGCGTTCCCCCAACATCGAGGCCTTCGCCAGGAACCTCGCTTCATCCGAAACCTGGCTGACCCCCTTCAACGGCTTCGGTCCGGACAACTTCCTCGTCGGCACGCCCGAGTTCGACCTGGCGGCGTACAAGCCGTGGATCGATGAGCGCTTCCCCGCCAACCGCTTCTCCCAGCTGGAGCGGAAGATGGGGCAGCCCACGCAGTACGCCATCGGCGCGTTCATCCAGTCGCTGTCGCAGAACCCGGGCATCGAGAAGGAGCTCCAGGAGCTGGGCACGAAGGCCCACGTCTACGTGGGCACCGGCCTGGGCGACCTGCCCACCATCCAGAACATCTCCCTGGACCTCTACCGCGCCCAGCGCCGGTGGGACCGCTTCTGGGCCTCGCCGGAGCGCAACGGCGCCCTCCGCCAGTGGCGCGAGACGCGCGAGCCCCTGCCCGGCCTGCCCCCGGAGCCCTCCACCATCGAGGAGGCCGAGCGCGACAAGGCGGAGGACGACTGGTGGCACTTCTGGGCCGGCCGCTCGCCGGAGCTGCGCGAGTACCTGGAGGAGCTGCGCGAGATTGAAGCCATTGGCGTGCCCGACGAGGGCGACGTGGAGTCCGCCAAGCTGGCCGTCATCAAGGAGAAGCGCACGCGCAACGGGCGCCTGCAGAAGAAGTGGAACGCGCCCGAGCCGCCGTGGAACGCCGTGTCCTCCAACGTGCTGTGGAACATCCACAACACGCCCGCGTCCCAGGTGTCCATGCTGGGCCAGATTACCGGCATGACGTTCGCGCCGGTGGCCGCGTGCTCGTCCTTCGGCTACGGCCTGAAGCTGGCCATGAACGCCATCCGCCTGGGCGAGGCGAAGGCCGTGGTGCTGGGCATGACGGACGCGGCGCCCAACCCGCTGGTGGTGGGCGGCTTCTACAACGCGCGCGTCATCTCCGCGGACGCCGCAGTGTCCAAGCCCCTCACCGCGCTGCGCGGCACGCACATCGCCGGTGGCGCGGTGGTGTGGGTGGTGGGCGACTACGAGCACTTCACGCAGAAGGGCTTCAAGGCGCTGGGCCTGGAGCCCGTTGCCGTAGGCGTCACCGCGGACGCGGACCACATCATCACCCCGTCCAAGGAAGGCCCCACCCTGGCCATCCGCGAGGCGCTGGGCGCCGCCGGCTGCAAGCCCGAGGACGTGGGCAGCTGGGACCTGCACGCCACCGCCACCCCGGGCGACTTCCTGGAGGTGCAGAACCTGCGCGACGTGCTGCCGGAGTCCGTGTTGATCACCGCGCGCAAGGGCACCTTCGGCCACGGCATGTCCGCGGGCGGAGGCTGGGAGCTCACCGCGCAGTACCTGGGCGCGGAGGCAGGCAAGGTGTTCCCCACGCCGCTCGCCTCCACGGAGCTCAACAAGCAGATCGCCAAGGTGCACGGCCGCTTCGTCTTCAACGAAGAGGTGGCGGCGCCCGTGGGCTGCGCGGGCAAGCTGTCCATGGGCGTGGGCGGCATCAACGCCTGCGTCATCTCCCGGCCCTGGAAGTAG
- a CDS encoding RNA polymerase sigma factor RpoD/SigA: MANGRKRTNGPAAPRPRAKRPAASARPGKARETAPEAPEALDEEAESSSQDPDALEPDLAELNEAEAEIEEVPSPARAARPAALVRSEGTALTPRDPLQAYMAEVTRHPLLTREEEHKLAKEYQATGDVRAAYRLVASNLRLVVKLAHEYHRNPLSLLDLVQEGNIGLMQAVKKYDPDRGVKLSSYAAWWIRAYILRYIMDNWKMVKLGTTEAQRKLFFKLRQEQEKLIAQGFEASPRLLAERLNVSEQDVVEMDQRLGHDEVSIDAPLGHDEDSRATRADRYLPSGAVPADERLGSEQLKALFRENLNAFAQTLEGKERYIFEHRLTADEPLTLQDIGDKYGVSRERARQIEAALINRMREFMRERIPDFDMVAVPKG; the protein is encoded by the coding sequence ATGGCGAATGGGAGGAAGAGAACCAATGGTCCGGCCGCCCCCCGGCCCCGCGCGAAGCGCCCCGCGGCCTCCGCCCGTCCCGGGAAGGCCCGGGAGACGGCTCCGGAAGCTCCGGAAGCCCTGGACGAGGAGGCGGAGTCCTCCTCCCAGGACCCGGACGCCCTGGAGCCGGACCTGGCGGAATTGAACGAAGCCGAGGCGGAAATCGAGGAGGTGCCGTCCCCGGCCCGCGCCGCCCGCCCTGCCGCCCTGGTGCGCTCGGAGGGCACGGCGCTCACCCCGCGGGACCCGCTCCAGGCCTACATGGCCGAGGTGACGCGCCACCCCCTGCTCACCCGGGAGGAGGAGCACAAGCTGGCCAAGGAGTACCAGGCCACGGGGGACGTGCGGGCGGCCTACCGCCTGGTGGCCTCCAACCTGAGACTCGTGGTGAAGCTGGCCCACGAGTACCACCGCAACCCCCTGTCCCTCCTGGACCTGGTGCAGGAGGGCAACATCGGGCTGATGCAGGCCGTGAAGAAGTACGACCCGGACCGGGGCGTGAAGCTCAGCTCCTACGCCGCCTGGTGGATCCGCGCGTACATCCTTCGCTACATCATGGACAACTGGAAGATGGTGAAGCTGGGGACCACCGAGGCCCAGCGGAAGCTCTTCTTCAAGCTGCGCCAGGAGCAGGAGAAGCTCATCGCCCAGGGCTTCGAGGCCAGCCCGCGCCTGTTGGCGGAGCGGCTCAACGTCTCCGAGCAGGACGTGGTGGAGATGGACCAGCGGCTGGGGCACGACGAGGTGTCCATCGACGCGCCGCTGGGCCACGACGAGGACTCGCGCGCCACCCGGGCGGACCGCTACCTGCCGTCCGGCGCGGTGCCCGCCGACGAGCGCCTGGGCTCCGAGCAGCTCAAGGCCCTCTTCCGGGAGAACCTCAACGCCTTCGCCCAGACGCTCGAGGGCAAGGAGCGCTACATCTTCGAGCACCGCCTCACCGCGGACGAGCCGCTCACGCTCCAGGACATCGGCGACAAGTACGGCGTCAGCCGCGAGCGCGCCCGGCAGATCGAGGCGGCCCTCATCAACCGGATGCGCGAGTTCATGCGCGAGCGCATCCCGGACTTCGACATGGTGGCGGTGCCCAAGGGCTGA
- a CDS encoding DEAD/DEAH box helicase encodes MSDIQEPTPGAPAPEEASTRPAEYIADVSFDELNLSEPLRRALAERGYTRPTPVQAKAFGPAIAGKDLIVRSKTGTGKTAAFGLPLLEKIPADEKRVRALILCPTRELALQVAEELTSLGKHKGVKVAAIYGGASMKQQEDALEEGTPIIVGTPGRVFDHINRGNLKLDGCDHAVLDEADEMLNQGFYEEVTRILDRLPKTRQVLLFSATVPTDIQNLIARYTTNAETLLLSGDVFTVEHIHHIRYDVSDAFPKPRNLIYVLEKEEPSNAIIFCNTRDDTALVTAVLNRNGFDAELLNGDLPQKERERVMAKVKRGEVAFMVATDIAARGIDISGLEYVINYSLPEDPAVYLHRVGRTGRIGNKGTAINLFSGRELATFTALEKKFGIKFEMREMPAPEEAMRLWTERHVREIREGMGSSIFEGFLPLAAQLKQRPDSDDLIAFLIKYFFSRLRMEKAQAAGEAEKREPAPERKAPERRGKDRERDRERPRREDRGERSERPRREEHPERERRPRRDERREDRGERRGGGSAAALEAGPGETKLWVNLGTADGLGPGSIATAMEEAGAPVGKLVRAELRPTFAYVFVAEEDSAGFEALNGKQHGGKTLRVEKSKPRSERDTSGARPPPSPDAGPGEVKLWVNLGSDDGMDEAKLPATLESLGAPAGKVIKALTRPTYGYVYVPEADAAGFESLNGKAHNDKPLKLERHRPRGQREERRPRHEALPDVPGQARLWVGLGRQEGLDEAGVTAALEAAGAPAGKVLRTDLRPTYAYVFVAEEDVAGFEATHGKPHGEGKTLKVERAKRK; translated from the coding sequence ATGAGCGACATCCAAGAGCCCACGCCGGGAGCCCCGGCGCCTGAAGAAGCCTCGACGCGTCCCGCCGAATACATCGCGGACGTCAGCTTCGACGAACTGAACCTCTCCGAGCCCCTCCGCCGCGCACTGGCGGAGCGCGGCTACACCCGCCCCACCCCCGTCCAGGCCAAGGCCTTCGGTCCCGCCATCGCCGGCAAGGACCTCATCGTCCGCAGCAAGACGGGCACGGGCAAGACGGCCGCCTTCGGCCTGCCCCTGCTGGAGAAGATTCCCGCCGACGAGAAGCGCGTGCGCGCCCTCATCCTCTGCCCCACGCGCGAGCTGGCGCTCCAGGTGGCGGAGGAGCTCACGAGCCTGGGGAAGCACAAGGGCGTGAAGGTGGCGGCCATCTACGGCGGCGCCTCCATGAAGCAGCAGGAGGACGCGCTGGAAGAGGGCACGCCCATCATCGTGGGCACCCCGGGCCGCGTCTTCGACCACATCAACCGCGGCAACCTGAAGCTGGACGGCTGCGACCACGCGGTGCTGGACGAAGCCGACGAGATGCTCAACCAGGGCTTCTACGAGGAGGTCACCCGCATCCTCGACCGCCTCCCGAAGACGCGCCAGGTGCTGCTCTTCAGCGCCACCGTCCCCACGGACATCCAGAACCTCATCGCGCGCTACACGACGAACGCGGAGACGCTGCTGCTGTCCGGCGACGTCTTCACGGTGGAGCACATCCACCACATCCGCTACGACGTGTCGGACGCGTTCCCCAAGCCGCGCAACCTCATCTACGTGCTGGAGAAGGAGGAGCCCTCCAACGCCATCATCTTCTGCAACACGCGGGATGACACGGCGCTGGTGACCGCGGTGCTCAACCGCAACGGCTTCGACGCGGAGCTGCTCAACGGAGACCTGCCGCAGAAGGAGCGCGAGCGGGTGATGGCCAAGGTGAAGCGCGGCGAGGTGGCCTTCATGGTCGCCACGGACATCGCGGCGCGCGGCATCGACATCTCCGGGCTGGAGTACGTCATCAACTACTCCCTGCCGGAGGACCCCGCCGTCTACCTGCACCGCGTGGGCCGCACGGGCCGCATCGGCAACAAGGGCACGGCCATCAACCTCTTCTCCGGGCGCGAGCTGGCGACGTTCACCGCGCTGGAGAAGAAGTTCGGCATCAAGTTCGAGATGCGCGAGATGCCCGCCCCGGAAGAGGCCATGCGCCTGTGGACCGAGCGCCACGTGCGGGAGATCCGCGAGGGCATGGGCTCCAGCATCTTCGAGGGCTTCCTGCCCCTGGCCGCGCAGCTCAAGCAGCGCCCGGACTCGGATGACCTCATCGCCTTCCTCATCAAGTACTTCTTCAGCCGCCTGCGCATGGAGAAGGCCCAGGCCGCCGGCGAGGCGGAGAAGCGCGAGCCCGCGCCGGAGCGCAAGGCCCCCGAGCGCCGGGGCAAGGACCGCGAGCGCGACCGTGAGCGCCCCCGCCGCGAGGACCGGGGCGAGCGCTCCGAGCGTCCGCGCCGCGAGGAGCACCCGGAGCGCGAGCGCCGTCCGCGCCGCGACGAGCGCCGTGAGGACCGCGGCGAGCGCCGGGGGGGTGGCTCCGCCGCCGCGCTGGAGGCGGGCCCGGGTGAGACGAAGCTCTGGGTGAACCTGGGCACCGCGGACGGCCTGGGGCCGGGCAGCATCGCCACGGCCATGGAGGAGGCGGGCGCGCCGGTGGGCAAGCTGGTGCGCGCGGAACTGCGCCCCACGTTCGCGTACGTCTTCGTGGCGGAGGAGGACTCCGCGGGCTTCGAGGCCCTCAACGGCAAGCAGCACGGCGGCAAGACGCTGCGCGTGGAGAAGAGCAAGCCGCGCAGCGAGCGCGACACCTCCGGCGCCCGCCCGCCCCCGTCCCCGGACGCGGGCCCCGGCGAGGTGAAGCTCTGGGTGAACCTGGGCTCCGACGACGGCATGGACGAGGCGAAGCTGCCCGCCACGCTGGAGTCCCTGGGCGCCCCGGCCGGCAAGGTCATCAAGGCCCTCACCCGCCCCACCTACGGCTACGTCTACGTGCCGGAGGCGGACGCCGCGGGCTTCGAGTCGCTCAACGGCAAGGCGCACAACGACAAGCCGCTGAAGCTGGAGCGGCACCGTCCGCGCGGCCAGCGTGAAGAGCGCCGTCCCCGCCACGAGGCCCTGCCGGACGTCCCCGGCCAGGCGCGCCTGTGGGTGGGCCTGGGCCGCCAGGAGGGCCTGGACGAGGCGGGCGTCACCGCCGCGCTGGAGGCCGCGGGCGCTCCGGCGGGCAAGGTGCTGCGCACCGACCTGCGCCCCACGTACGCGTATGTCTTCGTCGCGGAGGAGGACGTGGCGGGCTTCGAGGCCACCCACGGCAAGCCCCACGGCGAGGGCAAGACGCTCAAGGTCGAGCGCGCCAAGCGCAAGTAG